A region of the Deltaproteobacteria bacterium genome:
TTGGTTGTTGTCTTCCGCAATAATCGCCTGGCGGGACATGATCAGCTCATACCGTTCCCGGGCCGTCTCCGCAGGAACGTGATCCCCGAGGCGATGTGACGGCAGGTCATCGGCGTCCGAATAGGTGAACACGCCCAGGTGATCGAACCGTACCTTTTCGACAAAGGACAGCAGGGTGTCTATATCCGCCCCGGTTTCCCCGGGAAAGCCGACAATCAGGGTCGATCTCAGGCTGGCATCGGGAATGCGCGCTCTTATCTTTCCGAATAGATCGTACAGGTCGCTGCGCGTGTAAGAGCGCCCCATATTCCGCAGCACCCGGGAGCTGGCGTGCTGCACCGGGATATCGAAATAGGAGCACACGTTCGGAAGACCTCCCAGGGCCTCGATGGCTTCATCGTCAATACTTTCCGGGTGTCCGTACAACACCCGCAGCCAGACGTCTTTCGAAATATCCGCCAGTTTTTCCAAAAGGACGGCCAGCCCGTGGCGCATGCCCAGGTCGGAGCCGTAGGCCGTCGTTTCCTGGGCCACGAGCACGAGTTCCCGGACACCGTCCTCGATCAGGCGCCGGGCTTCATCCACGACCTGATGCAGCGGACGGCTTTTCTGGCGCCCCCGGAGCCGTGGTATGATGCAGTACGTACAGTGCCGGTCGCACCCTTCGGCGATCTTCAGGTAGGCCATGTGCGACTGGCTTAAAACCCGGCTGCTGTCGTTCACAGGCGGAGCGAGGGCAT
Encoded here:
- the rimO gene encoding 30S ribosomal protein S12 methylthiotransferase RimO, with the protein product MKIHLVSLGCARNQVDTESMTGSLVAAGHVITTEAEEADVIVINTCSFIESAVDESIDTILALAELKKTGACSRLVVAGCLPERYQKDIAASLPEVDRFIGTGAFDQIVRVVEADQTVDTCLFPDPDALAPPVNDSSRVLSQSHMAYLKIAEGCDRHCTYCIIPRLRGRQKSRPLHQVVDEARRLIEDGVRELVLVAQETTAYGSDLGMRHGLAVLLEKLADISKDVWLRVLYGHPESIDDEAIEALGGLPNVCSYFDIPVQHASSRVLRNMGRSYTRSDLYDLFGKIRARIPDASLRSTLIVGFPGETGADIDTLLSFVEKVRFDHLGVFTYSDADDLPSHRLGDHVPAETARERYELIMSRQAIIAEDNNQTHIGKTLSVLVEEASEENLYTGRTWFQAPEVDGVTYVRATSLQPGTFSRVHITDAYEYDLVGEIITP